In one window of Candidatus Deferrimicrobiaceae bacterium DNA:
- a CDS encoding phospholipase D family protein produces the protein MSTRLLTERDVWPTITDAAKRSKTAASVAVAYFGQGAGAMLPLPSGSRLVVDASESAVKSGQTCPAELKKMMRQGIRIYTVQNLHAKVFVIGRTAIIGSANVSRNSARNLVEAVIKTTEATAVASAREFVRGLCLQPIGLEMLKRLADIYKPPRVPDGGTRKKGVTRNSGRLALDPVRIEHLYDRDLPEGSREAQEAGEKVAIEQMEKPGINKLERFTFIGKCPIGIGNRIIQISDEGWGKKLVSPPGVVVHLKPWKEGRENTTIVYLERADQRRISLTNLIKRLGPGSKVRLDREGRVSREFAGQLLEVWNR, from the coding sequence ATGAGCACCCGATTGCTGACTGAACGGGATGTGTGGCCAACAATCACGGATGCGGCGAAGAGGTCGAAGACTGCAGCGTCTGTCGCCGTCGCCTACTTCGGACAGGGCGCTGGCGCCATGTTGCCGCTGCCGTCCGGAAGTCGGCTGGTCGTCGACGCCAGCGAATCGGCCGTCAAGAGCGGCCAGACCTGCCCGGCCGAATTGAAGAAGATGATGAGGCAAGGCATCCGGATCTACACCGTTCAGAATCTTCACGCCAAGGTGTTCGTGATCGGCAGGACGGCGATCATCGGTTCCGCGAATGTCTCCAGAAATTCGGCGCGCAATCTCGTCGAAGCCGTAATCAAAACGACGGAAGCAACCGCGGTTGCTTCAGCCCGGGAATTCGTACGTGGGCTGTGCCTTCAGCCGATTGGTCTCGAAATGCTCAAGCGGTTGGCAGACATCTACAAGCCCCCGCGAGTTCCGGACGGTGGCACCCGGAAGAAGGGTGTTACCCGGAACAGCGGTCGACTCGCACTCGATCCGGTTCGAATAGAACACCTTTACGATAGGGACCTTCCGGAAGGCAGCCGGGAGGCACAGGAAGCCGGCGAAAAAGTGGCGATTGAACAAATGGAGAAACCAGGAATAAACAAGTTGGAGCGATTTACCTTTATTGGTAAATGTCCCATCGGAATCGGCAATCGGATTATCCAGATATCCGACGAAGGATGGGGAAAGAAGCTGGTGTCCCCTCCTGGGGTCGTTGTGCATTTGAAGCCGTGGAAAGAGGGACGAGAAAATACGACTATTGTCTATCTGGAGCGGGCTGACCAGAGGCGAATCTCCCTGACAAACCTGATCAAGCGCTTGGGTCCGGGATCGAAAGTCAGGCTCGACCGAGAGGGGCGAGTCAGCCGGGAGTTTGCCGGACAGCTCCTCGAAGTCTGGAACCGGTGA
- a CDS encoding ATP-binding protein, producing the protein MDIRVLIALVDRLRAEPTETEWLEFKANNHEPQRIGENLSALANSACLHNKTRGYLVFGIDDSTHRVVGPRFDPYAEKGKGNQRTFSTGLLRG; encoded by the coding sequence ATGGATATCAGGGTGTTGATCGCTCTTGTCGACCGTCTTCGTGCGGAACCGACCGAAACGGAGTGGCTGGAATTCAAGGCCAACAACCACGAACCACAACGGATCGGTGAAAATCTGTCCGCCCTCGCGAACTCCGCGTGCCTGCACAACAAGACCCGAGGGTATCTCGTGTTCGGCATCGATGACTCGACGCATCGCGTTGTCGGGCCCCGGTTCGATCCCTACGCTGAAAAAGGGAAAGGCAACCAGAGGACCTTCTCCACTGGCTTGCTGCGGGGCTGA
- a CDS encoding restriction endonuclease subunit S, producing MIDGLKPYLEYKDSGVAWLGAVPGHWSQRRMKVLFRERTQKGYPDEPLLAATQTKGVVRKEDYGSRTVTAQKDLHLLKLVEPDDFVISLRSFQGGIEIAHCRGIISPAYTILTPREGARKSYFTHFFKSPDFINALTLFVTGIREGQNIDYCRLARAEMPVPPVDEQDAIGRFLDHANRRLEKAIRAKRKTIALLSEQKQVIIHRAVTRGLDPSVPLKDSGIPWLGEIPAHWELSRMKNEFSCLNTRRIPINSVERGRMISRLYDYYGASGVIDKVDDYLFAEDLLLIAEDGANLVLRNLPLAIIARGKYWVNNHAHILKPKRGNIEYLAGFLETLNYRPWITGAAQPKLTQDRLMSIAICAAPEEEQKAIVAFIAEATAPVQIVLDRTEREISLLREYRTRLIADVVTGKLDVREAAASLPDEVEDSEPLEAEAVEGFEADPDDEASEAGA from the coding sequence GTGATCGACGGTCTCAAACCATACCTTGAGTACAAGGACTCGGGGGTAGCGTGGCTCGGGGCGGTGCCGGGGCATTGGTCTCAGCGTCGGATGAAAGTCTTGTTCCGAGAACGGACCCAAAAGGGTTATCCCGACGAGCCGTTGCTTGCGGCGACGCAGACCAAGGGAGTTGTGCGGAAGGAAGATTACGGAAGTCGGACTGTAACAGCTCAGAAAGATCTGCACCTTCTCAAACTGGTCGAACCCGATGATTTCGTCATCAGTTTGCGGTCATTCCAGGGAGGCATCGAAATCGCGCATTGTCGAGGGATCATCAGCCCTGCCTATACGATCCTCACACCGCGCGAAGGTGCCCGGAAAAGTTATTTCACCCACTTCTTCAAATCGCCAGACTTCATCAACGCGCTGACGCTTTTCGTCACCGGTATCCGTGAAGGGCAGAACATCGACTACTGTCGTTTGGCCCGCGCCGAGATGCCCGTTCCTCCGGTCGACGAACAGGATGCCATCGGGCGTTTTCTCGATCACGCGAACCGGCGGTTGGAGAAGGCGATCCGGGCGAAGCGGAAGACGATCGCGCTGCTTTCTGAGCAGAAGCAGGTCATCATCCACCGCGCCGTCACCCGCGGCCTCGACCCGAGCGTCCCGCTCAAGGATTCCGGCATCCCCTGGCTCGGCGAAATCCCGGCGCATTGGGAATTATCGCGAATGAAGAATGAGTTTTCTTGCCTTAACACGCGGCGGATCCCAATAAATTCTGTTGAACGGGGGAGAATGATCTCGCGCCTGTATGACTATTACGGTGCGTCGGGTGTCATTGACAAGGTGGACGATTATCTGTTCGCCGAGGACTTGCTGCTGATCGCCGAGGACGGAGCGAATCTTGTTCTACGCAATCTGCCGCTTGCCATAATCGCTCGCGGTAAGTATTGGGTGAATAACCACGCACACATTTTGAAGCCCAAGCGCGGCAATATCGAATATTTGGCTGGATTCTTAGAAACCCTTAATTATCGACCCTGGATCACAGGGGCTGCACAACCGAAACTTACCCAAGATCGACTCATGAGTATTGCGATATGTGCCGCGCCAGAGGAAGAACAGAAAGCCATAGTAGCGTTTATTGCAGAGGCAACCGCTCCGGTACAAATTGTCCTCGATCGCACAGAGCGCGAAATCTCCCTCCTCCGCGAATACCGCACCCGCCTGATCGCCGACGTGGTGACCGGGAAGCTGGATGTGCGCGAGGCGGCCGCCTCGCTGCCCGACGAGGTCGAGGATTCCGAACCTCTTGAAGCCGAAGCGGTGGAAGGTTTCGAGGCGGATCCGGACGACGAAGCCTCGGAGGCCGGGGCATGA
- a CDS encoding class I SAM-dependent DNA methyltransferase — protein sequence MDQATHNKIVSFIWGIADDVLRDLFKRGKYPDVILPMFVLRRLDAELEPTKRAVLDTKEMLDRAGITEQRAALCQAAGQAFYNTSKFTLRDLKSRSSQQQLRQDFEAYLDSFSQNVQDILENFKFRNQISTLSKADALGTLIEKFLDPDINLSPNPVLNGDGSVRQPAMDNHAMGTVFEELVRKFNEDNNEEAGEHWTPRDAVKLMANLIFLPVADAIRSGTYLLYDGACGTGGMLTVAEETLKGLAAERGNEVITHLYGQEINPETYAICKADMLLKGEGENADHIVGGAEWSTLSHDAFPAMEFDFLLSNPPYGKSWKKDLEAMGGKDGILDGRFLVSHDEDNEYSLVTRSSDGQMLFLANMVAKMNHKTPLGSRIAEVHNGSSLFTGDAGQGESNIRRWIIENDWLEAIVALPLNLFYNTGIATYIWVIGNRKADHRKGQVQLIDASQWFKPLRKNLGKKNCELSEEDIRRICDAYLAFEETEQSKIFPNAAFGYWKVTVERPLRLVSQLTLPAIESLRFASGDEELRAQLHDEFGDALFDDFASVEKALEKRLAEWGSGDDEEEEGEDGTAKKGLSEKKKKKLLDGKTWERDGQLVELAMQLREALGGEPFEDHNAFRKAVAEALEKLDLKVPAAMLKLVLRAVSRSDEDAPPVIAKIHKPGRVKPDPLCGLFEATIDGKKCVVEYEPDSDLRDTEQVPLLEEGGIEAFIRREVLPYTSDAWIKEEATKIGYEVSFTRHFYKPQPLRPLEEIRADILALEKESEGLLEQIIGGGK from the coding sequence TTGGACCAGGCCACCCACAACAAGATCGTCTCGTTCATCTGGGGCATCGCCGACGATGTCCTGCGCGATTTGTTCAAGCGGGGCAAGTATCCCGACGTCATCCTGCCGATGTTCGTGCTCCGACGCCTCGACGCCGAACTCGAACCGACCAAACGGGCTGTGCTCGATACCAAGGAAATGCTTGACCGGGCCGGCATCACCGAGCAGCGCGCCGCGCTATGCCAGGCCGCGGGGCAGGCGTTCTACAACACCTCGAAGTTCACGCTCCGCGACCTCAAGTCGCGCAGCAGCCAGCAGCAACTCCGGCAGGATTTCGAGGCCTATCTCGACAGCTTTTCCCAGAACGTCCAGGACATCCTCGAGAACTTCAAGTTCCGCAACCAGATCTCCACGCTCTCGAAGGCCGACGCACTAGGGACCTTGATCGAGAAGTTCCTCGACCCCGACATCAACCTGAGCCCCAATCCCGTCCTCAACGGCGATGGCTCGGTCCGGCAGCCCGCCATGGACAACCACGCCATGGGCACGGTGTTCGAGGAGCTGGTCCGCAAGTTCAACGAAGATAACAATGAAGAGGCCGGGGAACACTGGACGCCGCGCGATGCGGTGAAGCTGATGGCCAACCTCATCTTCCTGCCGGTTGCCGATGCGATCCGGTCGGGCACTTACCTTCTATACGACGGCGCGTGCGGCACCGGCGGGATGCTGACCGTCGCGGAGGAAACGCTGAAAGGGCTGGCGGCCGAGCGCGGCAACGAGGTCATCACGCACCTCTACGGGCAGGAGATCAATCCCGAGACGTACGCAATCTGCAAGGCCGACATGCTGCTCAAAGGCGAAGGCGAGAACGCCGACCACATCGTTGGCGGGGCCGAATGGTCCACCCTCTCCCACGACGCGTTTCCCGCGATGGAGTTCGATTTCCTCCTCTCCAATCCACCGTACGGCAAGAGCTGGAAGAAGGATCTCGAGGCGATGGGCGGGAAGGACGGCATCCTCGACGGCCGCTTCCTGGTAAGCCATGACGAAGATAACGAATATTCGCTCGTCACCCGCTCCAGCGACGGGCAGATGCTCTTCCTCGCCAACATGGTCGCGAAGATGAACCACAAGACGCCGCTGGGCAGCCGGATCGCCGAGGTGCACAACGGCTCGTCGCTCTTCACCGGCGACGCGGGCCAGGGCGAGAGCAACATCCGCCGCTGGATCATTGAGAACGACTGGCTCGAGGCGATCGTCGCCCTGCCGCTCAACCTCTTCTACAACACCGGAATCGCCACATACATCTGGGTGATCGGCAACCGAAAAGCCGACCATCGAAAGGGGCAGGTGCAGCTCATCGACGCCAGCCAGTGGTTCAAGCCGCTGCGCAAGAACCTGGGCAAGAAGAATTGCGAGCTGTCCGAGGAGGACATCCGCCGGATCTGCGATGCCTACCTCGCGTTCGAGGAAACGGAGCAGTCGAAGATCTTCCCCAACGCGGCGTTCGGTTATTGGAAAGTGACCGTCGAGCGGCCGTTGCGGCTGGTCAGCCAGTTGACGTTGCCGGCGATCGAATCGCTCCGGTTCGCGTCGGGCGACGAGGAACTGCGCGCCCAGCTCCATGACGAATTTGGCGACGCGCTGTTCGACGATTTTGCCTCGGTCGAAAAGGCGTTGGAAAAGCGTCTGGCCGAATGGGGTTCGGGCGACGACGAGGAAGAGGAAGGCGAGGACGGCACCGCGAAGAAGGGGTTGTCCGAGAAGAAAAAGAAAAAGTTGCTCGACGGGAAGACGTGGGAGCGTGACGGGCAGCTCGTGGAACTCGCGATGCAATTGCGCGAAGCGCTCGGCGGGGAGCCGTTCGAAGACCACAACGCGTTCCGCAAGGCGGTGGCCGAGGCGCTCGAAAAGCTCGACCTGAAGGTCCCCGCCGCAATGCTCAAGCTCGTCCTGCGCGCAGTCAGTCGCTCCGACGAGGACGCGCCGCCCGTCATCGCGAAGATCCACAAGCCGGGCAGGGTCAAGCCAGACCCGCTTTGCGGGCTGTTCGAGGCGACGATCGACGGGAAGAAGTGCGTCGTCGAATACGAGCCCGACAGCGACCTGCGCGACACCGAGCAGGTGCCGTTGCTCGAAGAAGGCGGCATCGAGGCATTCATTCGCCGCGAAGTGCTGCCCTACACGTCCGACGCATGGATCAAGGAAGAGGCGACGAAGATCGGCTACGAAGTCAGCTTCACCCGTCACTTCTATAAACCGCAGCCGCTGCGCCCGCTCGAGGAAATCCGCGCCGACATCCTGGCGCTGGAGAAGGAGAGCGAAGGGCTGCTAGAGCAGATCATTGGGGGTGGAAAATGA